DNA sequence from the Phoenix dactylifera cultivar Barhee BC4 chromosome 13, palm_55x_up_171113_PBpolish2nd_filt_p, whole genome shotgun sequence genome:
ATGCTAGTTTTTTCAGAGGTTCTTGATGCATTAGAAGGGTTTTAGCGAACcatatatctatctatctatctatctatatatatatctatatatcaaTTTTCAGGTTTTGGGCTGTTTTAGATGTGCATATAAGGAGAATTTCGAGGGGAAGTTGATATTATTAGTGGTTGGGTTAATTAGACGGCCGGAGGTGACCTCGAAACTAGGTTGGAGTAGAAGTTCTTACAGGTCCAGGGTTATGGATCGTCGTGTTAGAGAGTTGTCCGGCATGATGAATGGGTTGACGTATGGTGATTCTTGCTTCAGTCAGAACACCACAAATGGTTCTAGATTAGAACAGTTGCAGCCCTTCTTGTATCATAGTAGCCATATGAACTTCCCCCAAATGTTATCTGGTACCACCAACCCtataaacccaaatgacaatccTTCATCTGCTCATCATACAACTCCCGGGGGGGATAGTCCAGAAGATTGTGAGATCTTCTCGGATGTAGCCCTCAACTACATAAGTCGGATGCTCATGGAAGAGGACATAGATGAGAAGGTCAATAGCTATCAGGAAGAGTCGGCCCTTCAAGCTGCAGAGAAACCCTTCTATGAGATCCTTGGTCAGACGTATCCACCTTCACCTGATCAGCCGCCGCTCGATTCGCAACGCAGCATAGAGAGCCCTGACGAGAGCAGCAACAGTAACTACGGGAACTCCAGCAGCGGTGGTAATAGCAGCAGGGTGGTGGATAATGGCTGGGCCCCTGATTTTCATGGGTACCAGCAATCACAATCTTTCACTGTCTCCCTCGATCACACTTCCCAATCTCCATTGAGCTCCTCCAGTAGTGTTGGTAATGCTGTTGAAGCAGTGGAAGAGGCCCTGATCAGCGGTAGTAGGCTTCCTGATCTGCTGATCGAAAGCCTGCCCGCCTGGCAGTTCAGGAGAGGAGTTGAAGAGGCACGCAAGTTCCTTCCTAGCAATGCTCGGCTGAAGATCGACAGAGAAGCCGATGGGGTTTCATTACCTCAAAAGCCGAGAAATGCTGGTAGATTGGTCGATGTCAaggcagaggaggaggagacagAATATCCCGTTTACGGGTCCAGAGGTCGAAAGAATCTGCACCGTGAAGACTTGGATCTGGAGGAGGGGAGGAGCAACAAACAGTCGGCTGTTTATTCTGAGGACACTATTCGGTCTGAAATGTTTGACATGGTTTTGCTTTGTCAAGGGGACAAGAGTTTGAAAAAGATATCGGATCTACGAGAAGCAATGCAGAACGAAGCAAACAAGAATTCGCAGAATGGTCATGCTAAAGGATCAGGTGGTGGGAAGGCACGAGGGAAGAAGCAAAGTAAGAAAGAAGTGGTTGATCTTAGAACCATACTGATACATTGTTCTCAAGCAGTGGCAACTGATGACCGCCGGACTGCCGGCGAACTACTAAAACAGATTAGACAGCACTCTTCACCAAATGGAGATGGAACTCAAAGGTTGGCATATTGCTTTGCAGATGGACTTGAGGCCCGCTTGGCTGGCACCGGTAGTCAGATCTATCATACCCTTGTAGCAAAGCGAACAACTGCTACCGATATATTGAAAGCTTACCATCTCTATCTTGCAGCATGCCCTTTCAAGATGGTTTCGCACTTCTTTTCTCATCAGACAATCCTGAATGTTGCAGAGAAGGCATCGAGGGTGCACATCATAGATTTCGGCATTTATTTTGGCTTCCAGTGGCCGTGCCTCATCCAACGCCTTGCTGCCAGGGCTCAAGGCCCCCCAAAGCTTCGGATCACCGGCATCGATTCGCCTCAGCCTGGGTTTCGCCCTACAGAACGAATCGAAGAGTCGGGGAGGCGGCTATCAGATTATGCCAAAAGCTTTAACGTTCCTTTTGAGTACCAAGGCATTGCATCAAAATGGGAGAACATTCGTGTGGAGGATCTCAAAATTGACAGAGATGAGGTGCTTATTGTCAACTGCTTTTACCGCTTCAGGAATCTCGTGGACGAGACCGTCGTCGTCGACAGCCCAAGGAATAAAGTCATCAACACTATAAGAAAGATGAGCCCGGATGTTTTCATCCATGGAGTCGTGAATGGATCCTACAGTGCTCCCTTCTTTGTAACACGCTTCCGCGAGGCTCTGTTTCACTACTCTGCGTTGTTCGACATGCTTGAAACCAATGTGCCGCGGGAGAATGAACAGAGGTTGCTGATTGAAAGGGATCTCTTTGGACGGGAGGCTCTTAATGTGATAGCATGTGAGGGCTCAGAAAGGGTAGAGAGACCAGAGACTTACAAGCAGTGGCAGGTGAGGAATCTGAGGGCCGGGTTCATGCAGCTTCCCCTGAATCCGGACATCATGAAGAAAGCAAAGGATAAAGTGAAAACCAGTTATCACAAGGATTTTCTTATAGATGAAGACAGCCGATGGCTGCTGCAGGGCTGGAAGGGGAGAATCATCTATGCACTGTCCACATGGAGGCCTAACGAATCCTAGTCTATTGCCTGAAAATCCTCCAACCCCTACATGCATTAAGCAATGGTGCCTTGCTTTCTCCTGCCTTGGGACCTTGATTTGTCTCAACTGATTATAAGGTgcgttaccttttttttttccccaaggTTCGGGGCCTTCATAACTTCTATTTTTAAATGTGATTATCGACTGACTCCATGATGAATGACTTGTGGTGGTGCAGATGTCGCGGACCTGACGTTTTTGAAGGAAGGAGGTATACAAGGTCCGTGTATATTGGCAGCTGGAACTCGTCAAGACTGCACTGGTTAAGGTTGACCAAGGTCTTGTGAAGGACCCAAAGTAGGAGCCATAGAATATCAGAGAAGCAATAGGAAAAAATAATGCGTTCTCTGCTGCggtcttccaacgcagggagaatATGCTTTATCTTGTAGTAGTAGGTCGGGTTTGTAAGAAGTTACGTTAATAGCTTTGACAAGTGGTAGCAAGAAATATAGGTGCTCAAGAGTCTATGTTTCTTTCTCATCAGGCTTTTCTCAACATGTATCATCTTCTTTCAACTTTCTAGCTGGTGCAACCCTCATTTATTCAAGCGTGCAATGTATGATGTATCCCGGCCTGTCTATATAAACCACTCTAGTTGATGTCCTCTAAGCTCAACCCTCTGCATTATTCTTTTACAGATTAAATCTTCGTCCCGCTAATGCTTGACCTGTGTGTATGTTGGCATCTTCGTGTCAAACTCTCCAGCATATTCTGGTACAGTTGGTTGAAACAAATAATGACAGACCTTGACATTTCAGCATGGGCTTTCAGATTGATTTCTTAATGTAATCTTATTAAGGTCCTTAAACATGATAGACTTCATTGATTAGAAAAAATTTTACTGTCCTGCTACGAGCCTGGGTTTTGGATTTTCCTTGGAGCAAGAAGCTTGCCGTCGCACTCTTCTTGTGCCTCAGCTAGAGGTCTTCCCACCTGCCATTTTAGCTTCGGCGAGTACCACCCGCAATGGTGCTGCGGATTGCCCACCAAATGTGAGCAGTTATGTAGAGATGGTTCAGTTCAGTCACCATCATCATCTAGTGATGCAGAGAATGGAAGCCAGATGAGTGTCACCAACATCTACATGAGCAACTGCACCGCAGAAAAGATATTGGTGTCCACCTCGCCTAATTCTTTAATGCAAGGTTCAAGTGTACAATTACCTTATCCCTCCCATAATCTGCTGTCTAAATAGTAGCCAATCATTAACCTCTTTGCTCAGCCATTTGTCGCATCGGGAAACTTTTCAACTTGCGTGTTGGATGGAGATGCTTGTTGTCTTCTAGAATCGGGCAAAAGGGAAAAATtccggaaaaaaaaggaaacaaaataaaCAACGATGGGAGTCATCATCCACTACAACAATGACAGCACTCTCGTAGTCCTTTACAACCAAAAACAGATTGAGATATTATCATGTCTGAGGCAATCCTGAAAGCGCGCACGAGGAAGATGACATAAACCGGGGTGGACATGCTCGCGGCTCACCACTTACATGCATGCTACAGCACAAAGGCATTTCACGTTGGCAATTTTTCAAGCAAGCGACGTACATATCATGACAACACCAAAAAGGAAAGAATAGCAAAACGAAAATGTACGCATCATGATAATGAAGCAAGCACTGGGGGATTATTTAATTGTGAACCAAGGAGGCTGCTATCTAGAAATATGCTCGGCATCTCAGTTGGTTTTAATGGTAGTCCTTGGTTCACGTTCCTTGCAAGCCTCTGGCGTCGTGTCGCCTGATCATGATCTCTTTAGCCAACTAAGGACAGATCTTCACTAAGTTTAGACACAAGTCACAAGATAGATACCAAGTGCGGCATGATTCACAAATAAGCATTCAATTGTTACCTGATCTCCCAACTTTAGGTTCATAAAAATATAAGCGTGATAATGTTTCATCGCCTTATCCGTGCATTATGCAGTCGACAAGAAGTTTGTTTGCATGCGGAAAGAGCTAAGCTACCTTATCCAAAcctgctgtaatgaatggatGAGAAACAGGGGGTAATGTCATATTTGATCAAAAAGAAATATTCGCATGCAAGTAACTTTGGCACAAACGACAGGCCTGAAATGTTATGTCAATATTCTCAGGCCAAATTCAAATCCCTGATTTAAcccatatttattttgtatctATTTCTTCTGTTTCTCTACATGGCAAGATGCGGACTAAGAAATCTTAGAATCAATACCGTTGAAAAACATTTTTCCGaaaatacaataagaaaaagacctTCCAGAGTCGCAGAAATTTTTGGAACCATCAGCGAGAAAAGAACCAAGTCCGCAACAGAAGGATCTTGGTGCGAGTGGAAGATTACTTCATAGCATTTATTGAGATATGGCCATTTGTAGAACAGATTTTGGTAAGCAAGTTACAACCATCTATACGGTATACAGCAGTATGAGAACACAAACCTGCTTTCCTTTTGGCACCTATGTGTACTGGTTTTCAGATGGACCTCCCTTGCCAAACTGGTTTTCAGATGGACCTCCCTTGCCAAATACTATGGGTTGCCTCCAGAACCACCTGCAACTTGAGAAACAAGACAAAAGTTTAGGTATATGACTAACATCATGATGCATACTCAATCCATCTACTGGGATTAACAAGTAGCAGTTTTCAGACCTTTAACAGAGAAAATCATAACCACAAAAGCAGTTGCAACATGAAAGATTTTaaccttctttttttaaaaaaatgcttggcctgaaaatcAGCCTTCTGGCTTTTCACCATCTCATAATTATTGTCAATTTAATCACATGTTGATAAGAAGCTTCTAACAGGCAATATGCTGATTTACATTTGTGAAATTTGCAAAACCAGAGATATGTTAAAGAAAAGCCCTCCAATTCTAGCATATACCTTCCTTTTACATTTTTcacttttaaataaaaatacgaGATTGAATGAAAAGATCAACTATCAAAACAACAATTTAATTATATTTCCAAGCATGCAGTTACCCATGACTAATACTAAATAAATGACAGGTTATTTATGCTAATGTTCCAAGCATGCAGTCAAACTTGAAATGAGGAAATTACCAGCAGGATTGCAACATCATAGAAACCAAACTATCAAGATCATACCCTCAATGGTACTGTATTATTTGCATGACTCCATTGAATCTCAGCCCATATTGCGATGTACCAATCCCATTAACAAAGTATACAATAACAGGCAAATGAGGATTAAGCATGAATGTAGTAATTGGTGAAGGCATAATATTCTAGCTTATATCATGTTCTAGGAAaattaaaatgataaaaaagGATATTACCCAGTTATGGTCCTAGCAATCCGGGGTCAGGGGCAAAATGCGGACAGTCTTAACCTTTAGCATTTGTTTGCACAAACTGGCTATCTCAAGACTGAACTTGCACCATTGCGCTTGTCGGCCCAAACTTTTTACCATTGCACCCAGCAATGACCCTGaaatataaagaaaagaaatataacATAGCTGTGCAGGATTTCAGCACATAGAAATGTAGCTCCCACACTCGAATATCTCACTTTTCTCTTTTCATAAAATGTTTGATAAATGGGGCCTTCAGCAGAAGATCAAAACGCCAGGACTTTTATAggaaaagaataataaaaaaaagaataggtGAATAGCAGCAAAACAGAATAACAGGGAAAATTCATCTGAGAAAAGAGTTAAGAGTAGGAGAAATTGACCTTAAGTTTCTCAGAAGTAGCATGGATCTATGAGCAGAAGTGCAATCTGGGTTTCAAATAGAAACAAAAAAGTCCTCTTTGCTTAGTTGTTCAGAGACTTCAGAGATAAAAtttgggagagggagaaggtccCTTGATCTGGCATGACAGAGATGACAGCTGGATGGCAGGAGCAGAAATAGGCCTTGAGATAGAGACTTTGGAACTGTATATTATACTGCATTGAGAAATGGTTTTTATGGATTCTGTCTCATCTGGGGCTATGTTTAAAGCCGGAGGACTGAGAAGCTCATATTTGTGACTCATGAGTACAATTGTGTATACACCAAAACCAAAGACACTATCGAAGAATAGAAGAACCTTTTAACAATTCAACTCCAACAAACATTTTCCTAGTTCATCTCCTCAGGCTTTGCCAGATAATGGACCATGAGATATAGCAAACTGAATTTACCTAAAGAATAAGTCAAACCCAGCTCTATGTGGAATGAGCCCTCACAATATTGATCTACTCAGATAAAGTTATGAAATCCTACCTACTACTTATCCAAGCGAAAAAGAAAAGTGCAGAAAAACGCCAACTATGCACAGCTCTAGAGAACATTTACAACCAAATCAGATAGAAGAGAGCTCTCAGGCATAGATGAAGTCTAAGCATCAAAGAGTAGCCAAGAGCACCTCAACTGAACCatctgaatttttcaacaaattGTAACCATCACATGAAACAACTTCAAGATATAGACTGCCAACCCACCAAGGATTATGTATGCAATAGATCCCATCCCGAGGGCTTGATTGCAGAAGGATATATTGCTGAATAGTGTTGGACATTTTATTCAAGATATCTTGAAGATGTTTGggtggagggggggggggggggggggggggaataaggaaagaaaaatacattGAACTAAATCCAACCATATAGGAGGTGAAAAGGGTCCTTTTGAAGCTTAGCTTAACCACCctgcaaaagaagaaaaagtggaGGAAGAAGCTGTGGAGATTCTGCTGGCTATGGAACTCCCGTGATGGAGTACAAGAAAGTTTCAAGACTTACCAAAGGGGTCAATAAAGGAATGCATGCTTAAGAACGCAAGATCATTAGATTTTAGATTATATTATAGAAACAAATTTGTCATTATTTAGTCTTTCGCTttgtttcttttggttttattttAGTGGGAGCTATCTATGAATTCTAGGCTTGAGGGACTTGATTAAAATTTCAGAGACTTTATTGCAATTGTTTTTGTTAGAAGAGCTTTTTTAACAAAAGCACCACTTTTATGTTATAAATAGTGGTCAACCCTAGTGTTTTTTATTATGATGGTTGAAAAAGACCGctgttccttttttcttcttcttgcgtATGTTGCAAGGCCTCCTCCACAGCAAGTCTGGTAGCTATCccttctccatctctccttcttctacttcttcctACATTAGATCTGCATCTCTCCTTTATTCTCTACGGTCTATTTGTTCCTCTATTGCTGCTGTGATTTAATCTGAAGCAAAAACTCCAATAGTTCCTCGCATCTTGAAGCTCTAAAAATAGCTACAACTTCCCTTCCACATCTGGTAATTCTAGGAACCCTCACAGACTTTCATTGCATCCAGATCTTGGCTCTCGAATGCTTGCCCCTGCAGAGCGTACAAATTTCTGAAACACATTTGATAGCATCAGAAAATGATTTTGCTGCTATTCTTTGGTTATATCTTTTCATAGATTTGTCCAGAAACTCTGATCCAAACCAATCCCTTGCAGCCTTAATCACAATATATTGTTTTGCTGTGATATCAACCCTAAGCCAGTCTTCCATCTATATTGTTACAACACTACCGCTCTCCTATTGCCTAAGGAAAGTCACGGCATAGTTGATTACTAAGTCTTCAGCATGAGGTTGTTTGGGAATGCGGGATTGTTGCGTAGACTCATATCAGGGTACATAGGAGCATTAAAGGAAGTGGATACGCTCATAGCATAGCAACTAGCTTGAAACTTGTGCAAACATTCTGAAATCTGTATAGTTATACCCTCTTATAAGTTTTAATTTCTGATTTGATCGCAGCTGAATGCCATATTTGTTGCGTACATACTTTACATCATTCCTAGGTTTAGTTTAGAAGACTATTTACATCCTGCTGCATTCATATTTCTGTTCTTAACTAGATCGTGCATTTTTTCACAAGGAATATACAGTCTCTTATATTTAAAGTTTGTCCTAggtttagctttcagatttattcatattGCTTGGTGTTTTACATTGGAATCATATTAGGACAAACTTTTAGAGCCTTTCTTATGTGGCCCTGCTGTCATCCCATATGTCAGAATTCATGCCTCCTGCTTCAGACCAGCATTAGGTTCAAGCATCACATTCCACCACTTGGTTGCAGTCTAATCCCTAAGACACCAGCTAGTATCTAAGTTGTCTGCAATATTCCAATCTGGACCGAGAAGTCAAGTTACCatattcttaaattatttgaaatgCTATTATTAAGCTTCCTCATCAGCTTCATATATTATACATCCATTTCATACACATAGATCAAGCATTGTCTCGCAAACATATCCATGGAATATAACCCTCCTCAATGCTACCCAAGCaaccccccctcccccttcctaaCCCCATCAAATCCCACACACACATAAAAGAGAAAGGGTAATTATATCTTACTCATGGAGTGAAGACTTGAACATAAGTAAGCAACTGTCTTGGAACCATCCAGCACAGAGAATGTCTTTAATCTGGAAAAAAAGTTTTTTGACTATGAAAATTGTTAACCAAAATCATTAGAATTAAACATCCATGATAAACGAGTGTCACATCAGCTGTAACTAAGCACTGATTTTAGCTAAAGAACAGGCAACGCAATGGGAGAGAACCAACACTGGTTATAAAGTACACGTCAGATACAAGAAGCAACTTACATTGTGCCAACCCTTATTTGTAGCTTTTGGTGGTCTGAGAACATTCCGGTCCAGCATTTCATGCTTCTGCTGCTTATGAGAACCTTTCCTACTGATGATCTGGGAGGATGCTTGTCCATCACCATCCCCAGTTACACTTTTCAGCATCTTATGAGGTGATGATGTTTCCATTTCTATTTCTCGCATCTTCCTTTTGATGTCTACATCAGAAAAGTTTTCTTGGCTAGTTACAGTTGAATCCCAAATCTGATTGCAGAGACTCCATCCACTCTGTGTTGTAAAAAAGAGACCCTAGAAGTTCATGATTTATGGGCGATCTGCTTGTATCCAAGTTTCAAATGCAGACATGTGAAGTGTAAACGTGCTTTTtatatcaaaacttaagtacATCAAACTAGAGCTAACTTATAGAGAACATTCATTTGCTTATGCTTGTGATTATAGGCTTATTAAAGCTGAGCAGAATTGCAAATTTGTCATCCTGGATATGGCAGATGTCTGTGAAACTatcagatgaaagaaaaaaaatttacagcCAATTTGGCTCGAACTCCAGTGAaaccaaaaataattttgacagATTAAATAAACTTGAGATTTTTTTCCTGCATTAGATTTTTTCCCCCTCTTACAATTGGATATGCCAGGAAATTAGAGACAGATTCCTTGGCAAATTTATGTTGCTGATCTTATTACTGGTTCTAATCTCTGAAGAAGTCTTGATAttatttagaaaatatattcttcaaattaaaattttaatttaaaaaaccaCCAGTAAATACCACCTTTGCTTGGCTCATTCTCAGGTTCATATCATCACCCATTAATGTGTTGTAAAAAATGGTAGGTAGAACATCAATGAACTGAGGCTTCTAGTTGATTTAAGTGCAACGCATGGATAATATTGCCATTCAGGGAGACCCAAGAATCTCTATACTAACACTTCCTGTCTGGTATTGGATTGGTGTCCTTTAGATTTTTCATTCTAGTTGCTTTCAGTTACATTTTTCTTAATAAAAGACAAGTTCtatagaaaaagataaaaacaaaGAGCACTTTTCATAGAAGATACGATCAAGTTTTTGAGGATGAATTATATGAATATGCTAAATGCTGACCAACCCAATCAATTATCTCATCACAAACACAACTGAAGGCTGTGTTTTTCCCcctcatatttatatttatacttccaagtccttttttatttttgtgctTATAACTCCTATAGTGTTGTCAAGAgcaactatgttgagaagacaATTACTAAGCAAGCTAATTACAGCATGATAAAAGAAAGGATTTTggattatttcaaaaaaatactaGCTTCCCCTGAAAAATTTTGGACATGTAACTTAAACTCCATTGCTTGCTTTATGTTTTTCCTGGATGGTTTATAGCAAGAAACCTAACTCAAAATCATAAGTCCGTTGTAGATACATTTTAAACTTTACACTAAATTGCCAAAGCAGCATCTGATATCTCTTACTATTATGGTCCAAACTAGTTCCAAAATAACTTATCCATTTGTCAATAGCAGGGGCACCTCACCATAAAAACATGAACCTCCCCAATACCAAACATGGATCCATATATTCTATTCCACCCAGCACCAATCTTGCTCCCATCTTCCCTCATCCTCTAAATTCCTCGCTAAGGTTAAATTGGTATTAGAGCCATTAAATATCGATGGATGCATTTAACACAAGGCAAAGGCTGCGTCTGAGCCGATGCCTTGCATATTCATTCTATATTTCTAGAAACTCGGTATCCTATTAATTTTTGcagcaaaagaaagagaagctcAGCTGGTTGGTGCAAATGGGATAAGCTCCACTTCGTCAAGCTCTTCATCATCTCAGCCTTCAAGAAAACTTGTGGTGTTCGGCAAACAGCAAGGATTCAAATTTCGAAGGAGAGAAAAAAGTAAATTTTGTTGATGAAAGTTCATCAACAGATAAGAACGTGAGATCTTACTAATGATGTTTAGCATGTGGTTTCTATATTATGTGGCCGTGCGGTGCTGAAGATTCTTGTTCATGGCCTCGTTCTTCAACATCCAGACCAATGTGGTTCACAGCATTTTCTAAATCCATGAATAACTCGTGACAGCTCTTAAATTTTGGGTGAATGATGCCATATTTGCGATTGTTCTCCACTGGTCTTTTTAATTATGCTGCTACACAAGGATGAATAACCAAAGTTCGATTCGGTGCGTTCGCTTGGAGGAGACATTTATTAGAAGGACGATCCTAAAGTTACAGCACTTTGCCATCATCTATATATCTCATCCTCCGGTGGCATTCTCTGGGACCTCCATGCTCTTAGAACTTCAGTGTCAAGAAACTCATGGCTGAAAGCTGGTGAAAGTCCCTCCTGTAGACCTTATTTCGTGTTCTTGTCAGTTAATTTATTCGCTCACTGTGCATAACGTTCTTAACTCAGTTGCCCTCTAGGAGGTATGTCTAG
Encoded proteins:
- the LOC103714321 gene encoding scarecrow-like protein 9; this translates as MDRRVRELSGMMNGLTYGDSCFSQNTTNGSRLEQLQPFLYHSSHMNFPQMLSGTTNPINPNDNPSSAHHTTPGGDSPEDCEIFSDVALNYISRMLMEEDIDEKVNSYQEESALQAAEKPFYEILGQTYPPSPDQPPLDSQRSIESPDESSNSNYGNSSSGGNSSRVVDNGWAPDFHGYQQSQSFTVSLDHTSQSPLSSSSSVGNAVEAVEEALISGSRLPDLLIESLPAWQFRRGVEEARKFLPSNARLKIDREADGVSLPQKPRNAGRLVDVKAEEEETEYPVYGSRGRKNLHREDLDLEEGRSNKQSAVYSEDTIRSEMFDMVLLCQGDKSLKKISDLREAMQNEANKNSQNGHAKGSGGGKARGKKQSKKEVVDLRTILIHCSQAVATDDRRTAGELLKQIRQHSSPNGDGTQRLAYCFADGLEARLAGTGSQIYHTLVAKRTTATDILKAYHLYLAACPFKMVSHFFSHQTILNVAEKASRVHIIDFGIYFGFQWPCLIQRLAARAQGPPKLRITGIDSPQPGFRPTERIEESGRRLSDYAKSFNVPFEYQGIASKWENIRVEDLKIDRDEVLIVNCFYRFRNLVDETVVVDSPRNKVINTIRKMSPDVFIHGVVNGSYSAPFFVTRFREALFHYSALFDMLETNVPRENEQRLLIERDLFGREALNVIACEGSERVERPETYKQWQVRNLRAGFMQLPLNPDIMKKAKDKVKTSYHKDFLIDEDSRWLLQGWKGRIIYALSTWRPNES